The Melopsittacus undulatus isolate bMelUnd1 chromosome 17, bMelUnd1.mat.Z, whole genome shotgun sequence DNA window GCGGGCTGGCGGCCCCGCACCCCCGTGCAGGCAAATGGGGGCTtccttccaccccccccccatcccatcccatcccaatggGGTGCTGAGGATGTGTGCGATGGGTGCTGGGCATCCATAGGGATGTGGAgcatggggggagggggtgtgagcctggtgctgctgcactACAGCCCTACTGAGCTTTGTCTTTGCTATAcaggagagctgcagagaaGGGAACCCCCGGtaccccccccccgccccggaGCCCCCCGCCCCGTAAGTCACCCACCAGCATGGAAGGGGGGGATTGGCTACATGTATGGTGAATGCATCAAGTCTCAGGCATGGTACCTGAGGGGGGTCCTCTGAGCACCCCATAACTCCTATGGGCTCCCCTGCCCACTGCTTGCAGAGCCCtgagccctgccccatagcacctgcGTGTGCCTGTGCTTCCCCACACAGCCTCATGCAGCCCTGCACACCCGTGTGCCTTGCATGCTCACCCCAGCCCCGCTGCTGTTGCATGCACCCCCAGGCCCTTTCCTCCTGCCACGTGTCCGTACACATCCCTCGTGCTCGCACCCAGCCCCACACTATGGGGTGAGCTCCCAGTCGacacccccatagggaccctTATCACGGGGGGGTCCCGGCTCAGCCGTGGTCTGTCCCATAGGGTCGGGCCCGGGATGCTGCACGGAGCTGAGCACTGAGCTGGGCGCCATGGGGAGCGCATCGTAGCCCCCCCCGCCGTGGCCCCCTCCTGCTCCGTGCGTGGCACCGGTGGCGGAGCCCACTCGGTCGGTGCTGAGCGCTCCTTGATGGAATTGCGGTGAATGGAACAGAAGCCCAGCACCCTGGACCCGCTGTCGGAGCCAGAGGACACCCGGTGAGCCCCCGGTGTCACCGCAACACACATGGCCCCGTGCCCTGTGCATCCTTGTGTGTTCCCAAGTGTGCCCATGCCTGGTACATCCCTGTGCCCTGTGTGTCCCCATGTCCAGTGTGTCCCATGTGTCCCGTGTGTCCCCATGCTCTCTGTGTCCCGTGTGTCCCCGTGCCCTGTACATCACCAGGCCTGGTGTTTCCCATGTGTCCCTGTGTCCAGTAGGACCCCGTGCATCCCTGTATGGCCGTGGCTGTGTCTCTGCCCCCGATGTCCCCATGCATTCCCATGCCCTGTGTACCCCCGTGtgccccccatagccctgctGTCCTCCTGCCCCTCTTTGCCCTGGCTGTCCCCAAGGGTCCCCGTGcccccccctctccctgccGCCCGCTGCCCCCCGGGGCCCCTCGGCCCCCCTGTCCTGGGGCTATTTCGGGAGGGCCGCGGTTCTCACGTGCCCCGGGGGGGGCCGGGCCCGGGGTCACCttgggctggaggggggagaccctaacccccctgccccccccccgggtgcgggacccccccccccccattcaccaCCGCAGGTGCCCATCCCCGGGGCATCGgggcgcccccccccccccacttcaaGCAGTGCCGGACCACTCAGCCAATGGGCTGCTGCCGTGCGGGCGAGGCGCGGACCCCCGCGGCTCCCCATTGGTTGAGCCCCTCTGACGTCACTTCCCCGCTGAGCCAAAAGGACATTTTGTCTTTGACTGTAAATgagcccctcccccaccccgcccctccccccccagcccttccctgcccctcccccaccttttccctttccccctcttcctccttcccccctcctctcccctccccattcTCACCCCCCCCACTGATGCCCTACCCCAGGTTGGGGGTCACCAGAGCCCCTCTGCACCCCATGGGGCACCCCCTGGCACCGCATTGCCCCAGCCGGGACCCCGGTGAGGGGGGTCTGCCTGCGGgtggggggggctgtggggggctgtgggggggctgtggggagctgtTGGGGGTCACTGGGGCACGGTCCCAGCCTGGCCCCCTCCCGCAGGTGGCTGGATGGCAAGCGCAAAAGAAAGAGCAGCCAATGTTTGGTGAAGAGCAGCATGTCAGGTAGGGGACACCCCCCGAGGGCCCCCGGCACCCCCAAAGGAGCCCCTGCTCCCCGCCAGGCCCCCCTGGGTGCCCCCCATCCTTGCCGGGTTCTGCAGGCACTGCAGGTCTTGCCTGCATCCCACCCACCATCCCCATGCCCATGCCGCGGATTCTGGgatccccccagcaccccatgtTCCTGGTGGGCCCCCAGTGTCTTTGCCAGAGACCCCCACGTTGCTGTGGGtacccccccccagcaccccacgTGCCCACTGGGACCCCAAGCACCCATGGGGTGccctttcccccctccatgGCCATGGGTTGAGCTGGGGCGGTGCTATCGGTGCTGGCAGCACCCTGGGGTGGGAGATAAGGGGCCCTGGCCGGGCgctgccccccagccctgccccattCCCCAGCGGGGAGCGGCCGGCGCCGGCAGGATCCCGCTGGGAGCACGAGAGGCCCCGGAGGGACCCGAGCATCCGGCTCCTGGCCCATCCCTCCCGcacccatccctgctctggggggggggacatggggtCCTCTGCATCCAGCACCCACAGGGCACCAGGGGCTCCCACAGCTCAGTTTGCTGCATCCCAGGGAGTGGAGATGCTGGGATGCACCCATTGTTTGTGGGTGCTGGGACCCCATgcattgtgggtgctgggacCCACAAACATCATGTGTGCTGGGACCCACAAACATCATGGGTGCTGGGACCCACAAACATCATGGGTGccccctgcctcagtttccctgtaAGGCTGATGCTGGGGGGGCTGTTCCCTGGGCTGCCAGGGGACAGTGAGCCATTGTGTGCCAAggggggacagggacacccCCCCCTGCAGCCGCCTCCCCAGCCGGATAATGGAAGCTTTATTGCTGCGGGGGGCTTGGGCAGCCCCCCCCAGACCCTCAGCTGTTAACCCTTCCCATGCTGGGGCTGTCAGCAGCCATGGGGGGCACACTGAGGCAGGGGGTGGGGGCGTCCCTgaccccctgtgccccccccagggTACATCCCTAGTTACCTGGACAAAGATGAACAGTGTGTGGTGTGCGGGGACAAAGCCACCGGCTACCACTACCGCTGCATCACCTGCGAGGGCTGCAAGGTGAGCGGgcagggggctgggggggggcaggaggcaggGGGGGCTCATGGGGGTCACcgcattgtgtgtgtgtgtatccctgtgctgtccccagGGCTTCTTCCGTCGGACCATCCAGAAGAACCTGCACCCCACGTACTCCTGCAAGTACGATGGGTGCTGTGTCATTGACAAGATCACCCGCAACCAGTGCCAGCTCTGTCGCTTCAAGAAGTGCATCTCCGTGGGCATGGCCATGGACTGTGAGTgtgaggggtgggggggacgCACAAGGAATcacacaatggtttgggttgggaaggatgTTAGGATCAtcctgctccaagcccctgtgtccaacctggccttgagcactgccagggatggggcagccacagcttctctgggcaccctgtgccagcgcctcagcaccctcacagggaacagcttctgccttagatccaacctgaacttcccctgtttcagtctgaacccatcaccccttgtcctgtccctccagtccctgctgcagagcccctctccagcatccttgtagcccccttcagacactgaagctgctctgaggtctccatgcagcttctcttctccagccccaatgttctcagcctggctccatccgggagctgccccagcccctgctcatcctcatggcctcccatggccttgctccagcagctccatgtcctgatgctgaggaccccagagctgcacacagtgctgcaagtggggtctccACTGGGTTGGGGTCCTGGCACAAACACCGTGGGGTGCTGGAGCAGTGGTTGGGGTGCAGGCTGTGGGGTGGGATGCACTGGggggtgctgagcactgcatTGGGTGCTCCCACAGTGGTGCTGGATGATTCAAAGCGGGTAGCGAAGCGGAAGCTGATCGAGGAGAACCGGGAGCGGCGGCGGAAGGAGGAGATGATCAAGTCCCTGCAGCATCGTCCCAACCCCAGTGCAGAGGAGTGGGAGCTCATCCACGTGGTGACCGAGGCCCATCGCAGCACCAATGCCCAGGGCAGCCACTGGAAGCAGAAGCGGAAATTCCTGGTGAGACACGGATGGggggtacccccccccccccccccagcaccctctGGGACCTGAGCACCCACACGCTTGGTGCCTGCATGGCACCAGGGGAGCAATCCGGACGTCACCCAATGTCCTTGAGCTTGTCACCCCCAGATGGGTTATGGGGTTAGTGGTGACCGAAGGGGACAGCTGTGCCCTGGGGGTGGCcttgtccctgtccctgccgtgctgctggcacacagctccctctcctggctgctgccccgctcccagccctgcctcgGTTTCCCCCCGCTGCCATAGGGGTGATGGGATTGGGGTGACGTGCTTGGGGACCCCCTAACCCCACGGTCTCTGCCTGTGTCCCGCAGCCCGAGGACATCGGCCAGTCGCCCATGGCCTCAATGCCTGACGGGGACAAAGTCGACCTGGAGGCGTTCAGCGAGTTTACAAAAATCATCACCCCGGCGATCACCCGCGTGGTCGACTTTGCCAAAAAACTGCCCATGTTTTCAGAGGTAAGGGGGGGGCCGCGGGACGTgggggaccccaaaccccccccagcaccaccgGTGACACCATCCCCACCCGCAGCTGCCTTGCGAAGACCAGATCATCCTGCTGAAGGGCTGCTGCATGGAGATCATGTCCCTGCGGGCGGCCGTGCGCTACGACCCCGAGAGCGAGACGCTGACGCTCAGTGGGGAGATGGCTGTGAAGCGTGAGCAGCTCAAGAACGGAGGCCTCGGAGTCGTCTCCGATGCCATCTTCGACCTGGGCAAGTCCCTGTCTGCCTTCAACCTGGATGACACCGAGGtggccctgctccaggctgtgctgctcatGTCCTCAGGTAGCggcagtgctggctgtgcccaggggtgctggggaggggaatggggTTGGCATCCCAATGCCCGGAGCCCTCAGCACCTTCAGGGTGCATTGGGTGGGCATCCCAATGCCCGGAGCCCTCAGCACCTTCAGGGTACATTGGGTGGGAATCCCAATGCCCTGAGCCCCCATCACCGTCAGGGTGCATTGGGTGGGCATCCCAATACCCGGAGCCCTCAGCGCCTTCAGGGTGCATTGGCTGAGCACCTTGGGGAAAATGGTCCCCACTGGTTTgaggggatatgggatgggCACATTGAGGTGCATGGGCTTGGGCACCTTGGTGTTGTGGGCACTGGAATGCTCACTGCCCTAGGAGTTGGGGTGCAAGGGGTGGGCACCCCAGTtcttggtgctgcagcagccaaggGGTGAGCACCCCAGTTCCTAGTGCCCCAGGAGTGGGGATCCCactccccagtgctgcagccctgggaacAGGGGGTGCAAGGGGTGAGCATCTTCTTCCCCAGGAGCACAAAGTGCATGGTGCGAGCACCCGATACCCTGGTTAGCCATTGCAtgctggtgggggggggagtTTGGGACATGGAGCATCCCACCCTCGATCCCCCTGTTCCCGCAGACCGGACGGGGCTGATCTGCGTGGAGAAGATCGAGAAGTGCCAGGAGACATACCTGCTGGCCTTCGAGCACTACATCAACTACCGCAAACACAACATTCCCCACTTCTGGCCCAAGCTGCTGATGAAGGTGACGGATCTGCGGATGATCGGCGCCTGCCACGCCAGCCGCTTCCTGCACATGAAGGTGGAGTGTCCCACCGAGCTCTTCCCCCCCCTCTTCCTCGAGGTCTTCGAGGACCAGGAGGTGTAGGGCTgccaccccccaccccacacacaccccccaccGCCCCGGACGGCCCCTACCCcgctcagccccacatcaccccccCCAAGTTCTCTTACTGGGGGAATGCTGCGCCCAAGGGAGGGGGGGGTCCTGCTGTGCCCCCCCACGGCTGCCCCCCCTCCACAGCCCCCCAGCGCCCCAGGACTTGatgaattttgtttgtttgcacaGGGAAGGGCCCCGATGTCGAACGTTTCTTTATTGTCCTTCTCTTCttagattattattttttaagcatttatttcCCTCCCTGAGAGGCTAAAATATTAAACTAACTGCACTttggaaggagagaggaggaggaggaggaggaggaagagcagaggagaggagggggctCTGGGCTGCACAGGGAGAGGCTGCCCCGGCCCCATGCACTTTGGGCCAGGCAGCAGCGCGGGGGCCAGGGTTAGGGGGGGGCCAGGACCCCTCCTTATAGCAGGGTGAGGGTTATTGGGGGGCACAGTGGTGGCGatggggaaggtgggggggggaggggtgtgtGGAGGGCTGGGGGACCTGCGCCCCCCCCCATGCCCTGCACCCCAtttcccacccaccccccccaggATTTGGGGCCAGATTCGGGGCTTTGGTTTTCTCTGTCTATTTTGGGCTGAGAGGAGCTGATTTTGTGCCAAGCGCCGCAGACGGTGGGCGCTGCGGGACAccgtggggaggggggggaccCGCTGCGGCcgcccccccatcaccccccaccTTTTCCGTTGtccttctttttgttgttgttccccCCCCCGTCCTTGTGGGTTTATTTGTCGTGTCCGTCAGGAGTTGCAATGGCCCCAGAGGCACCggcggggatgggggggggggcagcgggtGCCCCCCCCGGGACCCCACATGGCCCCCACTGCACtactgccccccccccggcagcaGCACTTCGGGGGGGCGGGGGGGCTGTACCCCCTAAATCACACCCCTCCTCcgcaccgggggggggggggggggggggaggccaggctgcagtggggggggggctgcggggggggctgcagggggggtaCCTGGGAATGGTTTTATCAccttcccccatccccccctcccctctccccccccccccaaatttaGGTTTGTGAATCTTTTCTTACCTCAGGCGGAGGCTGagggggggtgcggggggggcgGCCGGAGCAGGCGGCCTGCCGGGGCCCACCTAagctaatatatatatatatatataaatatctataaaatatataatttttgtaattaaaaacaaaaaaaatctttttacgggtcatttaaaagcagaaaaattccCACCATGAGACACGTGGGGGcccctccgccccccccccaccgccccCCCCGCCTTGGCATAGGGGGTCGTGTCTGGGGACCCCACCAGAGacaccccccccacaccccctcCCTGAAGCCAGGCCAGGGGGTGCAGTGGGGCTGTGTGGcatggcagggctgcagcacccatgggtgccctcatggttggggggggggtcccggcaACTCCACCCCCCCCTGCAACATCAGCGCTGGCTTTGCACTTAGTGCAAGATGTCTTAAAGAGCCAGCGCGG harbors:
- the THRA gene encoding thyroid hormone receptor alpha — its product is MEQKPSTLDPLSEPEDTRWLDGKRKRKSSQCLVKSSMSGYIPSYLDKDEQCVVCGDKATGYHYRCITCEGCKGFFRRTIQKNLHPTYSCKYDGCCVIDKITRNQCQLCRFKKCISVGMAMDLVLDDSKRVAKRKLIEENRERRRKEEMIKSLQHRPNPSAEEWELIHVVTEAHRSTNAQGSHWKQKRKFLPEDIGQSPMASMPDGDKVDLEAFSEFTKIITPAITRVVDFAKKLPMFSELPCEDQIILLKGCCMEIMSLRAAVRYDPESETLTLSGEMAVKREQLKNGGLGVVSDAIFDLGKSLSAFNLDDTEVALLQAVLLMSSDRTGLICVEKIEKCQETYLLAFEHYINYRKHNIPHFWPKLLMKVTDLRMIGACHASRFLHMKVECPTELFPPLFLEVFEDQEV